One window of Verrucomicrobiota bacterium genomic DNA carries:
- the dnaK gene encoding molecular chaperone DnaK — protein sequence MSRIVGIDLGTTNSLVASVDSGFPFVIPDREGHRLTPSVVHFPDDSGPALVGHKAQRLRVLKPAETVYSVKRFMGRRGNEISREQLRVNYPLRTQSSEAVGIDIRGRVLKAEDVSAEVLKKLKADAETYFGEPVTRAVITVPAYFNDAQRSATKRAGELAGLTVERIINEPTAAALAYGLDKLKERSKIAVYDLGGGTFDLSILELTEGVFQVLATHGDTLLGGDDLDKRIVDWLVERIRKAGGPDATQEPGLMARLREAAEETKIKLSDVEEASVSLPFLDSQFSFTCPFTRRELEELTRDIIVRTREHCLRSLADAKLEPADLDQVILVGGQTRMPLVRRFAAELFHCAEFEVVAGALRVGSDYHKSRGPALNTSQNPDEAVALGAAIQAEILAGGFKNLLLLDVTPLSLGIETFGGLMNVIITRNSTIPIKAGEVFTTAVDHQTAMLIHVLQGERERARDNWSLGRFTLDFERAPKGVARVGVQFEIDANGILRVLARDLKSGRQTVVDLKSAVDVNDAEVEKMVEESVEHAFEDLAARRWIEARLRAGDTVEATRKALAECGAEIAADLRTRIDAAVLAVTAALDTEDPTTQAGNLNQINAAIAELDDATKPLADLLMQRAMEAALRRRGLIQG from the coding sequence ATGAGCAGAATTGTCGGCATCGATCTGGGCACAACCAATTCGTTGGTCGCGAGTGTGGATTCCGGTTTTCCGTTTGTCATCCCCGATCGCGAAGGGCACCGGCTCACGCCGTCTGTGGTTCATTTTCCGGACGATAGCGGTCCGGCCCTCGTGGGGCACAAGGCCCAGAGGTTGCGGGTGCTGAAACCGGCAGAGACGGTCTATTCCGTGAAGCGCTTCATGGGCCGGCGGGGCAATGAAATCTCGCGCGAGCAACTCCGGGTCAACTATCCGCTCAGGACCCAAAGCAGCGAAGCGGTCGGGATCGACATCCGAGGCCGAGTGCTCAAGGCGGAAGATGTCTCGGCGGAGGTTTTGAAGAAGTTGAAGGCCGATGCCGAAACTTACTTCGGAGAGCCGGTGACGCGCGCCGTCATCACCGTCCCGGCGTATTTCAACGACGCGCAGCGCAGCGCGACCAAGAGGGCAGGGGAGCTGGCGGGTTTGACCGTGGAACGCATCATCAATGAGCCGACCGCCGCGGCCCTGGCTTATGGTTTGGACAAGCTGAAGGAACGGTCCAAAATCGCCGTGTATGACCTGGGCGGGGGAACGTTCGATTTGTCGATTCTGGAACTGACCGAGGGAGTTTTCCAGGTGCTCGCCACGCACGGCGATACGCTGCTGGGCGGCGATGATCTGGACAAACGCATCGTGGACTGGCTCGTCGAACGCATCCGAAAAGCCGGCGGGCCGGACGCAACGCAGGAGCCCGGTTTGATGGCGCGCCTCCGCGAGGCAGCGGAGGAAACCAAGATCAAGCTTTCGGATGTGGAGGAAGCGAGCGTTTCGCTTCCTTTCCTTGATTCACAGTTCAGCTTCACTTGCCCATTCACGCGGCGCGAACTGGAAGAACTCACGCGCGATATCATCGTCCGGACGCGGGAGCACTGCCTGCGTTCGCTGGCCGACGCCAAGCTGGAACCCGCGGATTTGGATCAGGTGATTTTGGTGGGTGGCCAAACCCGTATGCCGCTGGTGCGGCGTTTCGCGGCCGAGCTTTTCCATTGCGCCGAGTTCGAGGTGGTCGCCGGGGCGCTTCGGGTGGGTTCGGACTATCACAAATCACGCGGGCCGGCGTTGAACACTTCGCAGAACCCCGACGAAGCCGTTGCGTTGGGCGCGGCAATCCAGGCGGAAATCCTGGCGGGCGGTTTCAAGAATCTCCTGTTGCTGGATGTGACGCCGCTCTCGCTGGGAATCGAGACGTTTGGCGGCTTGATGAACGTTATCATCACGCGGAATTCCACCATCCCGATCAAAGCCGGCGAAGTGTTTACGACGGCGGTGGATCACCAAACGGCCATGTTGATTCATGTCCTCCAGGGCGAGCGCGAGCGTGCCAGGGACAACTGGAGTTTGGGGCGGTTCACGCTCGACTTTGAACGCGCGCCCAAAGGTGTGGCGCGGGTGGGCGTCCAATTTGAAATCGACGCTAACGGAATTCTGCGCGTGCTGGCGCGCGATCTCAAATCCGGTCGCCAAACCGTGGTCGACCTGAAATCCGCCGTCGATGTGAACGACGCGGAGGTGGAGAAAATGGTTGAAGAGTCCGTCGAGCACGCCTTCGAGGATCTGGCGGCGCGCCGCTGGATCGAAGCCAGGCTCCGGGCCGGCGATACGGTGGAGGCGACTCGCAAGGCGTTGGCTGAATGCGGCGCAGAGATCGCCGCCGACCTTCGAACGAGGATTGACGCGGCCGTGCTTGCGGTGACAGCCGCTTTGGATACTGAAGATCCCACCACGCAGGCCGGAAACCTGAACCAGATCAACGCCGCCATTGCCGAGTTGGATGATGCCACAAAACCGCTTGCAGACTTGCTGATGCAAAGAGCAATGGAGGCGGCGCTGCGGCGGCGCGGATTGATTCAAGGTTGA
- a CDS encoding YraN family protein encodes MRPDEPQHLKRGKLGERAAKRHLQERGLKFLTANFRSPRGEIDLVFRDGDCLVFVEVKTRSSEDWTRPEFGSRKEPRMNTDEHGFGDPPTALSACDLQVHRQLSLSVSICVHPWL; translated from the coding sequence ATGCGACCCGACGAACCGCAGCATCTCAAGCGCGGGAAGCTCGGCGAACGCGCCGCCAAAAGACATCTTCAAGAACGCGGCCTGAAATTTCTCACGGCCAATTTTCGCTCACCGCGCGGAGAGATCGACCTCGTGTTTCGCGACGGCGATTGTCTGGTGTTCGTGGAGGTCAAGACCCGGTCGTCGGAAGATTGGACCCGGCCCGAATTTGGGAGCAGAAAGGAACCACGGATGAACACGGATGAACACGGATTTGGGGACCCACCCACCGCTCTCTCTGCGTGCGATCTCCAAGTTCACCGCCAACTCTCTTTATCCGTGTCCATCTGTGTCCATCCGTGGTTGTAA
- a CDS encoding YraN family protein yields MRPDEPQHLKRGKLGERAAKRHLQERGLKFLTANFRSPRGEIDLVFRDGDCLVFVEVKTRSSEDWTRPAAAVNARKRRLLSQTAFDYLKLLENPRVRIRFDIVEVLLEDGAVREIRHLPNTFSLSSPYRLG; encoded by the coding sequence ATGCGACCCGACGAACCGCAGCATCTCAAGCGCGGGAAGCTCGGCGAACGCGCCGCCAAAAGACATCTTCAAGAACGCGGCCTGAAGTTTCTCACGGCCAATTTTCGCTCACCGCGCGGAGAGATCGACCTCGTGTTTCGCGACGGCGATTGTCTGGTGTTCGTGGAGGTCAAGACCCGGTCGTCGGAAGATTGGACCCGGCCCGCCGCGGCCGTGAACGCACGCAAACGCCGGTTGCTCTCCCAGACCGCCTTCGATTACTTGAAGCTCCTGGAGAACCCCCGCGTTCGGATTCGATTCGATATCGTGGAGGTGCTGCTGGAAGACGGTGCGGTGCGCGAAATTCGGCACTTGCCCAACACGTTCAGCCTCAGCTCACCCTACCGGCTCGGCTGA
- a CDS encoding ribonuclease HII — translation MKETDRFEFERALLAKGVTRIAGVDEAGRGPLAGPVVAAAAVLPVEWIRNGLPEALEGLNDSKQLTSAQRESFFTFLTTQAEILTAVSLVEVGVIDTINILQATHQAMNRALAQLTLPPEHVLVDGLPVASIALPQTALVQGDARSYSIAAASVMAKVTRDRLMEDYDRQFPAYGFAKNKGYGTAEHLAALAQHGPCPLHRRSFAPLKPSQQELFDF, via the coding sequence ATGAAGGAGACCGACCGTTTCGAGTTCGAGCGCGCGCTGCTCGCAAAAGGAGTAACCCGCATCGCCGGCGTGGATGAAGCGGGGCGCGGACCATTGGCGGGACCTGTCGTAGCTGCGGCCGCCGTGTTGCCAGTCGAGTGGATTCGCAACGGACTGCCCGAAGCACTCGAAGGTCTGAATGACTCCAAACAACTCACCTCCGCGCAACGCGAGTCCTTTTTCACCTTCCTCACCACGCAAGCCGAGATTCTGACCGCGGTGAGCCTCGTCGAAGTCGGCGTCATCGACACGATCAATATCCTCCAGGCCACGCACCAGGCCATGAACCGCGCGCTCGCCCAATTGACGCTTCCGCCCGAACACGTCCTTGTGGATGGCTTACCGGTTGCGTCGATTGCGTTACCGCAGACCGCGCTGGTCCAGGGAGACGCGCGAAGTTATTCCATCGCTGCGGCCAGTGTGATGGCCAAGGTCACGCGGGACCGTTTGATGGAGGATTACGACCGCCAATTTCCGGCTTACGGTTTCGCGAAGAACAAAGGATATGGCACAGCCGAGCATTTGGCCGCGCTCGCCCAGCACGGCCCCTGTCCGCTGCACCGCCGCAGTTTCGCGCCGCTGAAGCCGTCCCAGCAGGAGTTGTTTGATTTCTGA
- a CDS encoding translation initiation factor IF-3 gives MSRPFTPRSSFSSNSLVKVNGKIRAREVRVIGVDGHQMGVFPLGEAINMARGHGVDLVEIAPNAAPPVCRLVDYGKFRYEQAKKENEAKKHQHANKVKEIQLSATIDPHDFGVKLHHAIDFLCEEMKVKVALRFRGREMAHTELGFQVVEKFIRELAPFGHPDAPAKLIGKGINIMMSPLPRNKRAKNPRETGVSPEKLHVHSPGPNNVPVYPPAQHPRSSQPVSKSSASPAPASGFVHNPFSELDVKLQQGA, from the coding sequence TTGAGCCGCCCTTTCACCCCTCGCAGTTCCTTCTCCTCTAATTCGCTCGTCAAGGTCAATGGGAAGATTCGCGCCCGTGAGGTGCGCGTGATCGGGGTAGATGGCCATCAAATGGGTGTTTTTCCCCTGGGCGAAGCCATCAACATGGCCCGCGGCCATGGCGTGGACCTGGTCGAGATCGCGCCCAACGCCGCTCCGCCCGTCTGCCGGCTCGTGGATTACGGCAAGTTCCGCTACGAACAGGCCAAAAAGGAAAACGAGGCCAAGAAGCACCAGCACGCCAACAAGGTCAAAGAGATTCAACTGAGCGCCACAATCGATCCTCACGACTTCGGCGTGAAGCTGCACCACGCCATCGACTTTCTCTGCGAAGAGATGAAAGTGAAAGTCGCGCTTCGATTTCGCGGCCGCGAAATGGCGCACACGGAACTGGGATTTCAAGTCGTGGAGAAATTCATCAGGGAACTCGCTCCCTTCGGGCACCCGGATGCGCCGGCGAAACTCATCGGCAAGGGAATCAACATCATGATGAGCCCGTTGCCCCGGAACAAACGGGCCAAGAATCCCCGCGAGACCGGCGTCAGCCCTGAAAAACTGCACGTCCACTCGCCGGGTCCAAACAACGTCCCGGTCTATCCTCCCGCCCAGCACCCGAGGTCAAGCCAACCTGTGTCCAAATCCTCAGCATCGCCTGCACCCGCGAGCGGATTTGTCCATAATCCGTTTTCGGAACTGGATGTGAAGCTTCAGCAAGGGGCGTGA
- a CDS encoding dihydrodipicolinate synthase family protein, translating to MNTPMNWKRHPWAGVFAATLCAFQEDESIDEDGLRAYFAELARVEGIKGLVCNGHTGEVMSLRPGERARVTRILAKTLQDTSRKTGRAVKAVSGVSAEGSLEAIDHALAAKEAGADAILLMPPHHWLRFGRGFDTAVGFFEDVASGADIPIIVHQYPAWTKAGYSLKEMLELVKIPQVVCIKMGTRDMARWLYDYETLKHAAPRVSILTCHDEFLLPTLLDGADGALIGFAGFAPELMVDVVHAALAGDLRRAKKARQTVAPLARVIYNFGEPGCGAHQRMKVARWLMGKFPSPVFRRPVRPLSPDQIERIRAELRQIGFRCSVGDGRHKPPRVFRAAPRRSARR from the coding sequence ATGAACACTCCAATGAACTGGAAAAGGCACCCTTGGGCCGGAGTCTTTGCCGCCACACTGTGCGCGTTTCAAGAAGACGAATCGATCGATGAAGACGGCTTGCGCGCTTATTTCGCCGAACTCGCCCGCGTCGAAGGCATCAAAGGCCTCGTCTGCAACGGCCATACCGGTGAGGTCATGTCCCTGCGCCCCGGCGAACGCGCGCGCGTGACGCGCATTCTGGCCAAAACACTCCAGGATACGTCCCGCAAGACAGGCCGCGCCGTGAAAGCGGTTTCGGGCGTCTCGGCGGAAGGAAGCCTGGAAGCAATCGACCACGCCCTCGCCGCGAAAGAAGCCGGCGCCGACGCGATTCTTCTAATGCCGCCGCATCATTGGCTGCGCTTTGGCCGGGGCTTCGACACCGCCGTGGGATTCTTCGAGGACGTGGCCTCCGGAGCAGACATCCCGATCATCGTTCACCAATATCCGGCGTGGACGAAGGCCGGCTATTCGCTGAAGGAGATGCTGGAACTGGTGAAGATTCCGCAAGTCGTCTGCATTAAGATGGGCACGCGCGACATGGCCCGGTGGCTTTACGACTACGAGACGCTCAAGCACGCGGCGCCCCGCGTTTCCATCCTGACTTGCCACGATGAATTTCTGCTCCCGACTTTGCTCGACGGCGCGGACGGCGCGTTGATCGGCTTCGCGGGCTTCGCGCCCGAACTCATGGTTGATGTGGTCCACGCCGCGCTGGCAGGAGATTTGCGCCGGGCGAAAAAAGCCCGGCAAACGGTCGCGCCGCTCGCGCGCGTCATTTATAATTTCGGCGAACCCGGTTGCGGCGCGCACCAACGCATGAAAGTGGCGCGCTGGTTGATGGGCAAATTCCCCTCGCCGGTTTTCCGCCGGCCGGTTCGGCCTCTGTCGCCCGACCAGATCGAACGCATCCGGGCCGAACTTCGCCAGATCGGCTTTCGCTGTTCAGTAGGCGATGGGAGGCATAAGCCCCCTCGCGTGTTTCGGGCGGCGCCCCGCCGGTCGGCGC